A genome region from Euphorbia lathyris chromosome 4, ddEupLath1.1, whole genome shotgun sequence includes the following:
- the LOC136226443 gene encoding uncharacterized protein At4g06598, producing the protein MANSKGSSNVRNFMYSGKHALLPPKIPFPSVSPSYVEYVPNSIIGSKAVQRPREGNSHHQRTSSETLIEEQPSWLDDLLNEPETPVRRGGHRRSSSDSFAYVDVANASNLDYASQDEYRYKNMVAIPSWGSQDYDYQKDARQLSLYADISMMKQKNRTWDSSLNAAARPNGLPSPRENAVSQNLASCVLQEGDGIPSIVNEKQDSAETGLHDSKISSERKDGPLAKSSASETDTKRAKQQFAQRSRVRKLQYIAELERNVQALQAEGSEVSAEVEFLNQQNLILNMENKALKQRLESLAQEQLIKYLEHEVLEREIGRLRALYQQQQHQQQQPQPSSSHRRSKSRDFESQFSNMSLKHKETNSGRDPVTGPLRT; encoded by the exons ATGGCGAACTCCAAGGGTTCTTCAAATGTCAGAAATTTTATGTACTCCGGAAAGCATGCACTGCTTCCTCCCAAAATTCCATTTCCTAGTGTTTCCCCATCATATGTTGAGTATGTCCCCAACAGTATAATTGGATCAAAAGCTGTTCAAAGGCCGCGAGAAGGAAATTCTCATCACCAAAGAACATCCTCTGAGACACTTATAGAGGAGCAACCTTCTTGGCTTGATGATCTGCTTAATGAACCAGAGACACCTGTTCGTAGGGGAGGTCATCGACGTTCATCCAGTGACTCATTTGCCTATGTAGATGTAGCTAATGCGTCAAATTTAGATTACGCCTCACAGGATGAGTATAGATACAAGAATATGGTGGCAATACCTTCTTGGGGATCTCAAGACTATGATTATCAGAAAGATGCTCGTCAATTGTCTCTGTATGCTGATATTAGTATGATGAAACAGAAAAATAGGACTTGGGATTCATCTTTGAATGCTGCAGCCCGTCCAAATGGGCTTCCTTCTCCGAGGGAGAATGCTGTTTCACAGAACTTAGCATCATGTGTACTGCAGGAGGGAGATGGGATTCCATCTATAGTTAATGAAAAGCAAGATTCAGCTGAAACAGGTCTACATGATTCAAAAATTTCATCTGAAAGGAAGGATGGTCCTCTTGCTAAGTCTTCAGCATCAGAGACGGATACAAAACGTGCTAAACA ACAATTTGCTCAACGTTCCCGGGTTCGAAAGCTTCAGTACATAGCTGAATTGGAAAGAAATGTGCAAGCTTTACAG GCTGAAGGATCTGAAGTTTCGGCTGAGGTTGAGTTTCTCAACCAGCAAAATCTTATTCTTAATATGGAGAATAAAGCCCTTAAGCAACGCTTAGAAAGTTTAGCTCAGGAGCAGCTTATTAAATACT TGGAGCATGAAGTTTTGGAGAGGGAGATTGGAAGGTTACGAGCGTTGTATCAGCAGCAGCAACATCAACAGCAGCAACCGCAACCATCTTCCAGTCATCGCCGAAGTAAGAGCAGGGACTTTGAATCCCAGTTTTCAAATATGTCCTTGAAACATAAGGAAACCAATAGTGGCCGTGATCCTGTGACAGGTCCGCTTCGCACTTAG